One genomic segment of Naumovozyma castellii chromosome 7, complete genome includes these proteins:
- the MRP35 gene encoding mitochondrial 54S ribosomal protein bL35m (ancestral locus Anc_2.151), producing MLPFSFLPTFYRARCLNLTTLTITRNLMKTHKGTAKRWRRTAQSFKRGIAGRNHGNAGWSRRSLKHLSGRKDADPSYLRHLKRLMPYK from the coding sequence ATGCTTCCCTTCTCATTCTTACCGACATTTTACAGAGCTCGTTGCTTAAACCTAACAACGTTGACAATAACGagaaatttgatgaaaacTCATAAGGGGACGGCTAAGAGATGGAGACGAACGGCACAAAGCTTTAAGAGGGGTATTGCTGGTAGAAATCACGGTAATGCCGGGTGGTCAAGACGTTCTCTAAAACATTTATCTGGAAGAAAAGACGCTGATCCATCATATCTTAGACACTTGAAAAGACTCATGCCATATAAATAG